The sequence GAGATAAAAAAATATAAGATTTATTTTGAGTGTATAGGAAAGTTATCTAATGTTATTTTTACTGATGAAGAAAACAAAGTATTGGATACATTAAAGAAATTACATATTTCAGAAAATTTTGATAGGACATTATTTTTAGGTGAAACTTATATAAGACCAAAGTTTGATAAAAAAATATTACCTATTGATATAAAGGAAGACAATTTTAACAGAATAATAAAAAATAATTTACTTTTATCAAGTGAAATTGAAGGTGTAGGAAAATTTTTAAATAATATTAAATCTTTTGATGATTTTAAAAATATTTTAAATAGTGATGTAAAGGCAAAGATTTATTTTAGAGATAAAAAAATAAAATTAGCAACAGTTTTAGATTTAAATTTTAAAGATTATGATGAAGTAAAAGAATTCTCTTCTTATGATGAGATGATTAATTTCTATATTGACTATGAGCATACTACAACAAGTTTTATGTTACTAAAAAATAGATTAGAAAGTTTGCTTGAAAAGAAATTAAAAAAATTAAATAAAACTTTGTCTTTAATTAAAAAAGATATAGAAGATTCTAAAACTATGGATAGTATAAAAGAAGAAGGAGATATTTTAGCTTCTGTTTTATATAATGTAAAAAGAGGTATGAATTCTATAAAAGCCTATGATTTTTACAATAATAAAGAAATTGAGATTGAACTTAATCCTCTAATAAGTCCAAATGAGAATTTAGATAGAATCTATAAAAAATACAATAAGGTAAAAAGAGGACTTACTAATGCTATTAGGCGTGAAAAAGAAATAAAAGAAGAAATTAATTATGTTGAAACCACTTTACTTTTTATTGAAAATAGTGCAGATGTAGCTTCTTTAAGAGAAATTGAAGAAGAATTAATAAAATTAAATTATATTAAGAGTTTATATAATAAGAAAAAAACTAAACTTAAAAAAGAAGTTAAGTATGGACTGATTGAAGGAGAAAATTATTTAATCCTATATGGAAGAAATAATTTAGAAAACGATAATCTAACTTTTAAAATATCTGCAAAAGATGATTATTGGTTCCATGTAAAAGATATTCCGAGTTCTCATATTATCCTTAAAACTTCAAAATTGACTGATGAGTTAATAGTTAAATCTGCTCAAGTATCAGCATATTTTTCTAAGGCTAATTTAGGAGAAAAAGTTATAGTTGATTATACTTTAAGAAAGAATGTATCTAAACCTAATGGAGCAAAACCTGGATTTGTTATCTATGTAAGTCAAAAATCTATTGTGGTGGAAAAGGTGGAATTGGAGAAAATATAAAAGATAAAAAGGTTACTTTCAAAAATGGAAGTAACCTTTATCATTTATTTTTTAGCTTTTCCAGCAGTTAAAATATTTTCTACATCAAAGGCATGGCAAGGAGTAACAGCATAAATCATACTGCAATGTGGACATTCATATTCAAAAGTAGTCATAGTTATTTCTTCTCCACATTCTTTACAAGTAAATGTCATAGGAAAAGGCATATCCTGTTTACTAAACCCCATCATTCTTAATTTTGCTAAAACTTGCATTCCATCATCAAATTTACCAGAACAACCATCATGCATATTTATTCCTCCTAAGTTTTTAAATTGTTTATTATTTTATCATATTTTTATATCTTTTAATATTAACTTTAAATTTTTTTTATTTCTGTAACATTTGTTACCGAAATTAAAATAGATATAACTTATCATATTGCTAAGAAATATTGAACTATGTTTTTTAATTAAGGAGGAATAAAAGAAAATGGATAAAATGTTTTGTTATCAATGTCAAGAAACTGCTAAAGGAACTGGTTGTACATCCATAGGAGTTTGCGGAAAAACATCTGAAACATCGGGATTACAAGATTTATTATTATACACTGAAAAAGGTGTTGCAGCATATAGTACAGTTTTTAGAAAAAATGGAAAAGCAAAAGAATTATTAGAAGGAAAAGTAAATAGATATCTTATCAATTCACTTTTTATAACAATTACAAATGCCAATTTTGATGATAATGCAATATTAGATGAGATAAAAGCAGGATTAAAATTAAGAGAAGAATTAAAAGCTTTAGCAACTGATGAAGAAAAGAAAGAAGCTGAAAAATATGGAGCTGATTTAGTAAATTGGTATTATGAATCTAATGAAGATTTAATAAAATTCTCTGAAAATCAATCAGTAGTTGGAGTTTTAAGAACAGAAAATGAAGATGTTAGATCTTTAAGAGAATTAATAATGTATGGTTTAAAAGGAATGGCAGCTTATGCAGAACATGCTTTTAACTTAGGAAAAACAAGTGAAGAAATATTTGCTTTTGTTGAAGAAGCTCTTTTAGGAACTATGGATGATAGCTTAAATGCAGAACAATTAGTTGCTTTAACAATAAAAACTGGAGAATATGGAGTTAAAGTAATGGCATTGCTTGATGAAGCTAATACATCTGCTTTAGGAACTCCAGAAATTACAAAAGTAAAAATTGGAGCTGGAAAAAGACCTGGAATCTTAATAAGTGGACATGACTTATGGGATTTAAAACAATTATTGGAACAAAGTAAAGATTCGGGAATAGATATCTATACTCATTCAGAAATGTTACCAGGACATGGATATCCTGAATTAAAGAAATATTCTCATTTCTATGGAAACTATGGTAATGCTTGGTGGGATCAAAGAAAAGACTTTACAAATTTTAATGGACCTATTATTTTCACAACTAACTGTATAGTTCCACCTGTAAAAAATGCAACATATAAAGATAGAGTATTCACAACTAATGCTGCTGGATATCCAGGATGGAAGAGAATAAAAGTTAATGCAGATGGAACAAAAGATTTCTCTGAAGTTATAGAACTTGCAAAAATTTGTCAAGCACCAGTAGAAGTAGAAAGTGGAGAAATAACTGTTGGATTTGCACATAACCAAGTTTTAAGTTTAGCTGATAAAGTTGTAGAAAATATTAAATCAGGAGCAATAAAAAGATTTGTTGTAATGAGTGGTTGTGATGGAAGAATGTCACAAAGACATTATTACACAGAATTTGCTGAAAACTTACCAAAAGATACAATTATTTTAACTTCTGGTTGTGCTAAATACAAATATAATAAATTAAACTTAGGAGATATAAATGGTATTCCAAGAGTATTAGATGCAGGACAATGTAATGATTCTTATTCTTGGGCAGTGGTAGCACTTAAATTAAAAGAAGTATTTGGATTAAATGATATTAATGAATTACCAATAGTATTTAATATTGCTTGGTATGAACAAAAAGCAGTGATAGTCCTACTTGCATTATTATATTTAGGAATAAAAAATATTCATGTTGGACCAACACTACCAGGATTCTTATCTCCAAATGTAGCAAAAGTTTTAGTAGAAAACTTTGGTATAGCAGGAATTACAACTGTTGAAGAAGATTTAAAGAAATTTGGATTATATGAAGGTTCAGGTTTAGATAATTAAGGTTTATGAAATATATAAAATGAGGATAGTTCAATTATTTGTGCTATCCTCATTTTCATTTATAAAAAAGTATTTTTAATATTCAAAAAATATTTTTATAGTTTTCTCATCAGATTTCTTACCAAAGTATGAAGCTACTATAAAAACTATAATAGCCACAACAAGTCCTGGAACTATGTTATGTAAAGCAAAAATTTTAGTTTTTAATATTTCAAGAGTTAAATATGTAGCAATTCCAGCAAATATTGAGGCAATAGCACCTGTTGCATTAGCTCCTTTCCAATAAAGTCCTAAAATCAATGGACAAAAGAATACAATTTCTTGACCTCCTAAGGCAAATAAATTTACCCAAGCAATTAAGCTTATTGGTTTAATAGAAAGAATAAATACTAAAATTCCTATTAAAAATGAAGTACACATTGATATTTTTTTTATTTTACTTTCACTAGTATTTTTATCTAAATAAGTAACATATAAATCTTTTATTAAAGTTGAAGATGATATTATCAGTAATGAATCAACTGTTGACATTGCTGCTGCAAGGGGACCACCTATAAAAACTCCTGCAAGTATTGGATATAAATTTTTAAGTGCAAGTATTGGTATAATTTTATCAACTTCTTGTAAATCAGGAATAACTGCTCTTCCCATAACTCCAACTAAATGCATACCTAAAACTAAAATTCCAACAAGTGATGTACCAATTATCATAGCATTGTGCATAGCTTTAGTGTCTTTAAATGCCATACATCTTATAGTAGTTGCAGGAAGTCCTAAGATTCCTATTCCAACTAGAATCCAGAAAGACATTATAAATGGTTTAGCAATATTTCCACCTGAGTCTGGTCTTAAAAGATTAGGATCAATATCTTTAATTTTCATCATAATATTTTCCATACCATTACCATTTTTTAATATTACAACAAAAAGTACAGTAGTTGCAGTGAACATCACCACAGCTTGAATAGCATCTGTCAAGGTAACTGCTCTAAATCCACCAAAAGTAGTATAGATTATAACAACAGATGAGAAAATTATAAGCCCTGTTAAGTATGAAAGCCCAGTAACAGCTTCAAATAATCTAGCACCACCTATAAATTGTGCAACAATAGCACTTATAAAGAAAACTATTAACATTATAGAAGCTAAAACATTTAAAAAACTATTATTATATCTAGCTTTTAATACATCAAAAATTGTTATAGCATTTAATTTCCTTGAAATGATAGAAAGTTTTTTTCCAAGAACACCTAAGGTAAAAAATGCTGTTGGAACTTGAATACAAGCAAGGAGCACCCAACCGAGTCCGAGGTTATATGCAATACCAGGTCCTCCTATAAATGAACTGGCTCCAACATAAGTTGCAACTATTGTCATTGCAAGTACAAAACCTCCCATAGATCTGCTTCCAAGGTAATATTCATTTGTAAAACTTTTAGAGCTATTTTTTATATTATTAACTTTATAAGCAATAAGTAACATAGTAACCAAATAAATTATTATTGGTATTATAATTAAAATTTTATTCATTTAACTAACTCCTTATTTTTGATTTGATTTATTTCCTTCATTGTATTTGTCAAAGTCGATATCTTTAAAGAAAAATTTTATACAGATATAAACTAAGATATTAATAAGAATTAATCCAACAACACAAGAGTAAAAGAACCATTCAGGTAAGCCTAAAATATATTTATATTCTTCAACATTATCAGAAGAATACTCATAAGCAAAATAGTACCACCAAATGAAATAAATTAGATAAAGAACTATAGTTATAAGAACCTCTTTATTGATTTGTTTAGAAATATTATATTTTTTACTATCTTTATCCATTTTAACCTCCTCAAAAGACAATTTTCATTACTTGTTTAGGTTAACAAGTTTTATAAAAAATTGCAAATTCTTTTAAATTTGTCCTTTTATGTCCTATTATTTAAAAAATATGTTATAATAAAAAAGGTGATAAAAATGTATATAGCAATTACAGGGAAAGGGAAGTCTAAAGTAGTTCAATTTTGTGAACAACATAGAATAGCAAAAACAAATAAAAAAAAGACAGTAGTAATAAAAACAATAGGAAATTATGAAGCACTTTTAGAAAAAAATCCAAATATTATTTTTGAATTAAAAGAGGAAGCAAAAAGATTAACAGAGGAAAAGAAAAAAAATACTTCTAAAAATACACTTTTTCGTTTTGGACATAGCTTAGTCCATTCTTTCTGGAGTGAAATAGGTTTATCAAAAATATTAGGAGAATCACTTTCTAAAACTCTATTTTCTCTCGTAGTTTATAGATTGGGGAGTTCTTATTCTACTTATTTAGAAAATAGAAAAACTCCATTTCTTAATTTAGAATCTGTTTCTCATTCAGATTTTTATGAAACTTTATTAGAACTTGAAAAAAAAGAGAAAGACTTAATAGAATGTTTTAATAAATTTTTTGAAAAGAAAGTTAAAAAAGAAAAAAAGATAGCATATTATTATTTAAGTAGCTATAAATATAACTCATATTGGAAAGTTTTATATGGTTTATCAGGTTTAGATATCCAAGAAGAAAATGAAGAGTTAAATTTGAATATGGCATTATTTTTTGATTCCTATGGGATACCTATCTCTTATCAATTATCCATGAAAGAAAAATTTTTAGAAAAAAAGTTAAAAGAAATAAAAAAATCATTAAAAATCTCTAAACTTATTTTAGTTTCAACACAAGAAAATAAGATGAAAAATAGAAGTTTTATAAGTCCTATTCTATTTGAGAACTTAGATTTTGAAATACAAAGAGAGGTTTTAAAAGAAAGGAAATGGAAAGTTATAGAAAAAGATATGAAAACAGATGAAGTGTTTGAAAAAAATAAGATTATAAATATTGATGATAATTTAAAGCTTTATGTTTACTGGACTAAAAAAAGAGCTTTTAAAGATTATATGGAAAAAAATGGCAGAAATGGATATATCTGTTTGATGACTGATGAGGAACTTATAGAACCTCATGAAATACCTAATATTTTTCAACATATATGGAATATAGAGGATAAATTTAAAATAACTGATGTAAAGTTTTCTGAAAAGCATCTCCATGGGCATTTTATACTTTGCTATATTTGTCTTTGTATTATTAGATATTTTCAATATTTATTAGGTTCAGATGGGAAGGCTTTTGTTCCTATGATTTATGCAAATAAAGCTATTTCAAATCCTATGATTTTTATGGAGAAAAAAGGAAATGAGTTATTTTTAAATCCTATTCATCTTACTAACTCCTATTTAAAACTCTCAAAAATTTTAGGTTTAGGAGAATTTTCACAGGAAATGTCTGTTGAAAAGTTTGAAAAAAATAGTGGTTTAAAAATAAATAATATTTTACTTTAATTTTATTTTATGATAGTATATGATAAATTTTTTTAAGGAGGAATTATTTTATGAAGAAGATTTTTAGTTATATAGTATTAAGTTTTGCATTAATAATGTTAGTGGCTTGTGGAAAACCAGATTCACAAAAAGCATTTGAAAAAGGTTTTAAGGAAACTATGGCTGATATAAATAAAAAAATGAATGAAGATGACAATGAAGTTACAAAAATGATGGCAAAGATTTTAGAAAAAGCTACATATACAGTAAATAGGGTTGAAGAAAATGGGAATATATCTGAACTTGATGTAACTATAAAAGCAGTAAATTTAACAAAATATTTAACTGAATTTATGGTATCTTTAAAACCATTAGTAGAATCTAATATGGGTGAAGAAGTTTTCACTAAGGCAACTGTTAATTATTTTTCTGATTTATCAAAAAAAGACTTAGACTATACTGAAACAAATGTAAAAGTTCATATGGAAAAAATTGAGGGAGAATGGAAAGTAATAAATACAGATGATATTTTAGTCGGAATATTTGGAGGTTTAAAAGAATTTGTAAGAAGTCCTCTTAATTAATCTATAATAATTACTTTAAAATTTCTTAAATATATGTTAACATACAGGTGTTATTAAATTTTAAGGAGGAGAAATAAATGAAAAAAATTTTACGTTATCTAGTTTTAAGTCTTGTGGTGTTAATGTTAGTGGCTTGTGGAAAACCAGATTCACAAAAGGCATTTGAAGAAAGATTTAAAGAATTCAATTCTGTACTAACTAAACAAATGGAAGGTGCTGATGAAGGTTCAAAGAAAATGGCAGAAATAATCAGTAAAGCTACATACACAGTTAATAAAGTTGAAGAAAAAGGTGATAATTCAGAATTAAATGTAACTATAAAAGCAGTAAATTTAGGTAAATATGTAAATGAATATATAACAGCTGCAACAGAAAAATATGGAGTAAATGTATCAGCAGATAAACAAGAAGAATTTAATAAATTCTCTGTTGATTATTTTACAAATGTATTAAATGATAAAAATATAGAATATGTTGATACAGAAGTAAATGTACAAATGCAAAAATCTGAAGAAGGTTGGATAATAACAAATCCTAATGATATAGTGTCTGCAACTTTAGGTGGAGCAGGAAATTTAATAGGTCTATAATATAATAAAGAGGAATAAATAAATGAAAAAAGTATTTTGTTATATCATATTAACTTGTATGTTTCTAATGCTAGTAGCTTGTGGAAAACCAAGTTCACAAAAAACTTTTGAAAATTTTTTTAAAGAATTTCAGAATGATCTTATTAAAAGAGAAGAAGGAAGTGTTGAACCTTTTAAAACAATATTAAAAATAAGTGAAAAAACAACATATAAAATTAATAAAGTTGAAGAAAAAGGTGATAATTCAGAATTAAATGTAACTATAAAAGCAGTAAATTTAGGAAAATATACAGATGAATTATCTGCACATTTAGAAGCTACTGCAAGTGCGGAATTAACAGAAGAAGAAATAAATCAAAAAGCTGTTGACTATTTCACTGAATTATTAAAGAGTGAAAAAAAATTAGAATTTACTGAAACAAATATTCAAGTACAAATGAAAAAAATAAGTGGGAAATGGAATATTTTAAATACAGATGATATTTATACAGCTATTGCTGGTAATCCAGTAACTGTTGAAATTGTTCCATAAACTCAGATTAAAAGTTTTTAAGCTGTACCTATAAATGAATATGAAATTGAAACATAATTTTGGATAAATTAAT is a genomic window of Fusobacterium nucleatum containing:
- a CDS encoding Rqc2 family fibronectin-binding protein, with product MLYIDGISLSKIKEELKKGLEGKRINRIFKNNEYTISIHFGKIELLLSCIPSLPICYITKSKEQPILDIASSIISNLRKNLMNAMLTDIEQLGFDRILAFHFSRINELGEIKKYKIYFECIGKLSNVIFTDEENKVLDTLKKLHISENFDRTLFLGETYIRPKFDKKILPIDIKEDNFNRIIKNNLLLSSEIEGVGKFLNNIKSFDDFKNILNSDVKAKIYFRDKKIKLATVLDLNFKDYDEVKEFSSYDEMINFYIDYEHTTTSFMLLKNRLESLLEKKLKKLNKTLSLIKKDIEDSKTMDSIKEEGDILASVLYNVKRGMNSIKAYDFYNNKEIEIELNPLISPNENLDRIYKKYNKVKRGLTNAIRREKEIKEEINYVETTLLFIENSADVASLREIEEELIKLNYIKSLYNKKKTKLKKEVKYGLIEGENYLILYGRNNLENDNLTFKISAKDDYWFHVKDIPSSHIILKTSKLTDELIVKSAQVSAYFSKANLGEKVIVDYTLRKNVSKPNGAKPGFVIYVSQKSIVVEKVELEKI
- the panF gene encoding sodium/pantothenate symporter, which translates into the protein MNKILIIIPIIIYLVTMLLIAYKVNNIKNSSKSFTNEYYLGSRSMGGFVLAMTIVATYVGASSFIGGPGIAYNLGLGWVLLACIQVPTAFFTLGVLGKKLSIISRKLNAITIFDVLKARYNNSFLNVLASIMLIVFFISAIVAQFIGGARLFEAVTGLSYLTGLIIFSSVVIIYTTFGGFRAVTLTDAIQAVVMFTATTVLFVVILKNGNGMENIMMKIKDIDPNLLRPDSGGNIAKPFIMSFWILVGIGILGLPATTIRCMAFKDTKAMHNAMIIGTSLVGILVLGMHLVGVMGRAVIPDLQEVDKIIPILALKNLYPILAGVFIGGPLAAAMSTVDSLLIISSSTLIKDLYVTYLDKNTSESKIKKISMCTSFLIGILVFILSIKPISLIAWVNLFALGGQEIVFFCPLILGLYWKGANATGAIASIFAGIATYLTLEILKTKIFALHNIVPGLVVAIIVFIVASYFGKKSDEKTIKIFFEY
- a CDS encoding YhdT family protein: MDKDSKKYNISKQINKEVLITIVLYLIYFIWWYYFAYEYSSDNVEEYKYILGLPEWFFYSCVVGLILINILVYICIKFFFKDIDFDKYNEGNKSNQK
- the hcp gene encoding hydroxylamine reductase, with the translated sequence MDKMFCYQCQETAKGTGCTSIGVCGKTSETSGLQDLLLYTEKGVAAYSTVFRKNGKAKELLEGKVNRYLINSLFITITNANFDDNAILDEIKAGLKLREELKALATDEEKKEAEKYGADLVNWYYESNEDLIKFSENQSVVGVLRTENEDVRSLRELIMYGLKGMAAYAEHAFNLGKTSEEIFAFVEEALLGTMDDSLNAEQLVALTIKTGEYGVKVMALLDEANTSALGTPEITKVKIGAGKRPGILISGHDLWDLKQLLEQSKDSGIDIYTHSEMLPGHGYPELKKYSHFYGNYGNAWWDQRKDFTNFNGPIIFTTNCIVPPVKNATYKDRVFTTNAAGYPGWKRIKVNADGTKDFSEVIELAKICQAPVEVESGEITVGFAHNQVLSLADKVVENIKSGAIKRFVVMSGCDGRMSQRHYYTEFAENLPKDTIILTSGCAKYKYNKLNLGDINGIPRVLDAGQCNDSYSWAVVALKLKEVFGLNDINELPIVFNIAWYEQKAVIVLLALLYLGIKNIHVGPTLPGFLSPNVAKVLVENFGIAGITTVEEDLKKFGLYEGSGLDN
- a CDS encoding DUF5105 domain-containing protein, with product MKKVFCYIILTCMFLMLVACGKPSSQKTFENFFKEFQNDLIKREEGSVEPFKTILKISEKTTYKINKVEEKGDNSELNVTIKAVNLGKYTDELSAHLEATASAELTEEEINQKAVDYFTELLKSEKKLEFTETNIQVQMKKISGKWNILNTDDIYTAIAGNPVTVEIVP